CCGGCATCTGTTGTGGATCATATAGGGTTTCAAACGCGACATATTTAGCTTTTGATGTTGGATTAGCTTTTTTAATAATTTCAGCTAGCGAAAAACCGATCCACGGAATCACCATTGACCACGCTTCTACACAACGCATGCGATAAATACGCTCTTCCAAATCCGCCACTTTAAATAAATCGTCATACCCTAAAGTGATTTCTTTTTCCACCGCACCAGTGATCGTCAGTGTCCATGGTTCGACCTTAAAGTTCTGGGCATTTTTTTGGGGATCTGTTTTCGCCGTGCCAAACTCATAAAAATTATTATGTGATAGTACTTTTTTCTCAGGCGTCCAGATCTCACCATCGGCGTAATCTTTACTGCCAATTAATGTCAATGGCGATTGCACAAACGCCTGACTGTGGGCTTTTTTCTTACCACTATCAAAAATATCAAAGATGCTGGCTTGTGCTGGACTCGCAGCGGCTAAACCAACACCAGCAAGGCCTAATTGTTTGAGGAATTGTCGACGTTGCTGATAAACAGGTTCCGCTACAACATCATTTTCACTTGCTTGAGATTTTTTTTTACATTTAATAATCATTCCGTTACCTGCTTGGTTAACTTCCCATATACTAATCATGAGCTATTTAAGCAAATTGTTCATCACAGAGTTATCACAATAGCGGCACAATTTGATCTAAATGCAGCACAACCTTATATAAATACGGGAGTAACTCTCAGTTTTCGATTATGATTTTTTATAAGTCCTTTTTTTGGCTGGTTTTTTCTTAAATCGTCCACCTGCGGGCTTGCCGCTTGAAAGACCACGTAAACCATCCGGTAGCGTTGCTTTAGCCTGCTCAATCATACCTGCTAACTGCTGCAATAAGCCGCCCATAAAATGCTGGTAGCTGGCTTCTTTTTTACTGATACCATCAAGTACAGATTCCCATTGAGCAGTCATATCCGGTAAGGTCGCCGATTCAGGTAAGGCATTAATCAAGCCTTTACCCGCGTCCGTGGATAAAATCAGTTTGTTATTACGTACCAAGAAGTTACGTCTAAATAACAATTCAATAATCCCCGCACGCGTGGCTTCGGTGCCGAGCCCATCTGTGTCTTTTAAGATCTTACGGATCTCACTGTCTTTGACATAACGAGAGATCCCTGTCATCGCCGCAAGTAAAGTGGCATCACTAAAATGTTTCGGTGGTTGAGTTTGTTTTTCAATACATTCAGCGTGTTGGCATAACACCTCTTCACCTTTTTTAATGGTCGGTAATTGCGCGGCCAATTCTTTCTCAGCTTCAGTTTGTTTGGCATTACTCCCTGCTGATTTCGGAAATAATATTTTCCAGCCTTGTTTTAAGGTCATTTTGGCTTTAGCGATGAACAAACCACCCGCAATAGTTATCTCTGCAACCGTGTCCGCATATTCATAAGGTGGATAAAACTGACATAAATATTGCCTTGCGACTAATTCATAAATGTTTTTTTCACTGCTATTAAGACGCTCGACACTGCTGCTTTTTTCGGTCGGGATAATGGCATGGTGGGCCTCAACTTTACTGTCGTTCCAAGCTTTGCTCCGTAAACTTTGATCGGCATTTAAGGCTGCTTGCTGCAATGACCCACTGGTTTTGGATATTGCGTTAATCACACTACCACGGTGCCCGTAATGTTCCTTGGGTAAATAACGACTGTCTGAACGCGGGTAAGTAATGAGCTTATGTCGTTCGTACAAAGCTTGGCAAGTATCTAATACTTGTTGCGCACTCATACCAAAACGTTTAGCACCATCAATTTGCAGTGAAGATAAATTATATGGCAGTGGCGCTGCTTGCTGTTTATTTTTCTTTTCCAACTTAGTGACTTCGCCCATTTGACCTTGGACGCGACTGACCACATTTTCAGCCAATTTTTTGACCAGTACCCGACCGTCTTCATCCATATATGGACGACATGCTTCACTCGGTTTCCACTTGGCGGTGAACATCTCTTGCTGCTGGGTTTGTAAATGCACCAGCACTTCATAAAAAGGTTTACTGACAAAGTTAGCGATCTCGATATCACGCCTCACCACTAAACCCAAAATCGGGGTTTGTACGCGCCCGACAGACAACACACCTTGGTAACCGACTTTTTGGCCCTGTAAAGTATAAGCACGGGTCATATTCATGCCATATAACCAATCGGCACGCGAACGCGCTAATGCCGACACAGACAAGGGAATATAATCACTGTTGGCTTGCAAATTATTCAGCGCTTTTTTCACCGCTGCAGGGTTGAGGTCGCTGATCAATAAGCGTTGGGCGGTATTTTTCTTTTTCGCTGGAGTTTTTAGAAATTCAATCACCTCATCCACCAGCAATTGCCCTTCTCTGTCAGGATCGCCTGCATGCACAAGACTGGTCGCTTTTTTTACCAAACCTCTTAATACGGTCAGTTGTTTACTGGTATTGGGCTTTTTCTTCAGTTGCCACGTTTCAGGTACGATAGGTAAGTGCTCTAACCGCCACTTTTTAAACGCTTCATCATATGCATCCGGCTCTGCTTGTTCGAGCAAATGACCAATACACCAAGACACGACATCACCGTTACCGACTTCAATATAACCTTGTTGTTTCTTATGCGGTTTAGGTAACACATCGGCAATAGCACGACCAAGGCTGGGTTTTTCGGCAATATAAAGTTTCATGATGTTAACAATTACGGACTGTATGAATAAACAGTTAATGTAGCTAATTTCGACGTGTAAGTCTATGACTTAAAAATTGGGAGGATAAATGAGAGTAGATTAACGTATTAAACGAAAACTGATACGTTAATCTGTTATCGATAAGCAGCGTGATTAAATTATACGATTGCGCGGCCTAAATATTCGACTAAGGCTTCTGAAAGGTTTAACCATTCATCTTCAGGCACAAATGCGCTTGGATCATCTTCATCATACTCACCAAATTCTTCCCAATACACTTCACGCACAGCACACGCAAATTCATTGTTTAATTCAGCCATTTCTGCAATGCTGCCAAACCAAACAATATGGCGTAAATCGACGGTTAGTTCGTTGACGTGCTCGATCCACTCTGCATCAGATTGCGTTTGTTCTTGTAGTACTTCAAAGCGCTCTTTCGCGGCATAAACTAACTCTTCGTCCATTTCGCCAGTATCAGCCAGAATAGCGAGATACTCATCATAAATAAACTCAATGGCTTCTTCACGGCCATTACACCAGTGTAGCTTAGTGCCTCTACTACCTAATACTGATGCATTATAAGAATCATCAATATGCACGATAGCCCAGCTATCTATAAATCTACTCATGGTTTTCTCTTTAGTTTATGTTACGACAGATTATCAATCGCTATTATAACCAAAAATCGCTACGCTTGTATCTAACTTGATAATACAGGCAACGGATATGAGCACAAATACACAACCGAAAATTGCAATCATAGGTGCGGGCTGGTTAGGTAAGCCACTCGCACGACAGTTATTATCGCAAGACTATCCGCTTACAGTCAGTTGTAGCCATACCGAAAAAGCAGCAAGTTTAGTTTCTCAAGGTATCCCTGCAGTAAGCGCCACCCTTAGCAATGAACCACAAGGTGATTGGAAAAGCTTATTAAGCAATAAAAATATTGCCATTTGTCTGTTACCAGCCAGTAGAGGTAATCATGCAAGCTCACCATTAGTGGTACAAATTAAACAATTGTTAGCACTACTCAAAGAATACCAAGTGGGTAAATTGATCTTTATTAGTTCCACCAGCATATATCAAAAAACAGACCAAGCATTGACTGAAAAATCACTCTTAAATCCAAACAGTACTGTGTATGCGGCAGAACAATTAATTCAGCAACAACAAAATATTGATTACACCATTATCCGCTTTGCTGGGCTTATTAGCGAAGATAGGAATCCAACAAAAAGTTTATCGAAAAAGAGTGCCGACGGTCATATCTTTGATGCGGGAGAATCGCCTGTAAACCTAATTCATCAACATGATGCGGTTGGGGTCATTCATCAAGTGATCAAACAAGAATGTTGGGGAGAAGTATTCAATGCCTGTTGCGATCACCATCCCAGCAGACAAACATTCTATCAACAAGCAGCCAAACAACTGGGTATTACGATTCCAAGCTTTACAACTAAGAACAGCAAACCACATTGCATCATTGCCAACGAAAAGTTAAAGCAACGATTAAACTACCAATTTACACATCAGTCAGCTACAGATTTAGTAATTTAGGTTTTGGCATTTGACTTGGTTTGAGACTATCAAAACAATATAGTGACATGAGAACAGGGTGACGAAACCAAATACGCAGGCGGCCCCAACGAGAAATAGTCTTAACTTGTTTGGAGACAACAGGGGTATAACACACAGCTGTGCAGGTTACACAGGTGGGCTTTTCTATACCACTCTCACAAAATGCTAGTTTACGCGCGGTCATTTGTTGTAAACGTTCGCATTCACGACATACTTTACCTTGGTAAACATGATGCTGTTTACAATACATAGTGATCATTGCATTTTGCAGGCGCATTTCACGGTTTAAACGTGGCTGCGCTAAAGTTTCAGTAACTGTTTTCATCGTATATCTATTTTATCTGTTCGCCAACTTAACGGTTCAATAAATCCGTTAATCTCTTGGTTCAACAATAAAATGAGTCTTGTATAAATTCAGAAGAGCGCAATTAGAACAGCAAAATAATCGAACTGCAAGACAAAAAACAGGCGTTTAGTTTACATCCGTTTCTTGCCTTGCTCCATATCACGCCACAATAAGGCAGCAATGAGTCTGAATTACTGTCCAGCCTGCACCAATCCGATAGTGACGACATCTTTCGTTAATAACTCAGGCAATAACCTTCCTTGTGGTAATGCCGGACCAAACACCTGATTAAATGGGATTGCATAACGGCCATGGCGTTTTAAATACGCTTCAATTTGACTGTCTGGCTTAGTCCAGTCTCCCTTCATCGCTACAACGTTATCCGCATTTAAACGGGTGATAATATCACTACGTTGCAGCACTGCACGTTCATTCACCACACAGGTAATACACCAATCGGCGGTAATATCGATAAACACGGTTTTTCCTTCCGCTACATATTCCGCAATCTTTTCAGGCTCAAATGCCTGCCAGTGTATTTCTGATTCAGACTGGGTATCGCTGCGCTGTAATAACGTCACTGACTCAGGCGACCAAATAATGGTATTCGCCAACAGCAGATATATTGCAAATGTCGTGACCAGTGATTTAGGGCCCGGTTTCACGATTAAGAGAATCACCATGGCACAAATAATAACGCTAAAAGTAACCCACAACATCATGCTTAAATGTGCTTGCAACAGCCAAATTAGCCACACTAATGTCGCGCAAAGTAAGGCTGCTAGAAACTGACGGAAGCGCACCATCCACAGACCCGGCTTTGGCATTACTTTCACGCTATTTGGCCACATAGCGATAAGTAAATATGGCAGTGATAAACCCAAGGCTAAACCACTAAATATCACCATAATCTGCCAGCCTGAGCCAGCTAAGGCAAAGGCAACCGCGGTACCTAAAAAAGGCGCAGAGCAAGGCGTTGCTAATAACACCGCAAAGATACCTTGATAAAAATGCCCCTTATTAGAGCCAGACAGCCTATCCATTAAACTTTGTGGTAACTGCACATCAAATTTATCCAATAAATTTAATGCAAATAACAACAATACCGGAATCATGATCAATAAGAACGCAGCCGATTGGAATTGCACTCCCCAACCAAAACCAATACCGAAATACTTTAAGCCTATGAAAAGTAATGCCAGCAACCAAAACGCCACAAAAATACCAGCGGCGCTTAATAAAAAGTTAACCCGTCGTTGCGCACTCGATTCACTAACCGATTCAACCACACCTAATAATTTAATCGACAAAACCGGTAATACACACGGCATTAAATTAAGAATCAAACCACCAACAACCGCCAGCAGCAACATGTATATCCAACTTGGTAAGGTTTGTTCTATCACGGTGGGTTTAATGGTATCGGTAAATGTAATGCCCCCGTGTGCATTGGTTAACGTCACTTTTAACGCTTGTTGAGGATCTAATCGAGCAGGTGTGCCCGCCATGTCTTCAACCCGTATAATTAAACGTGTGACCCCATCTTGCTGGCTTATTTTAGGCTGACTAAACAGAGTAAAATCTACACCTTCAACAAAACTATCAAGCACTGGCGTTGTTAACCCTGCCACTTCAATTAATAATTGTGATGATGCACTGTCCCAACCGAACTGTTGGATAGAAGCCGACGTGGCACTAATATCTACCGGAACATTAGCGACGTAAGGCTGTAGCTGTGCACTTGAGGCTTTATCAATGCTGCTTGCTGTTGCGGGGAGATTTAATACCAGATTCACTTGTGCACGTATGCACACTTCACGACACACTAACATGGTCGTTTTAGCTTGTAACGCTAAAGCTTTACTGGGATCAATAACGGTAACTTGCAGAGGATAAATTACTTCGTGTTTGTAACCATAAGTCTCAACATCATACACCATCATGCGCTGCGGTACCGGCCATGACCATTCAACATCCGCTAAGTTTTCAGATCCTTGCCAGTCAATACTCGGTGGTGCTCCAGCTAACCCAGGTGAGCTCCAATAGGTTTTCCACTCATCATCTAAGGTTATTTTTAACCCCATAGACAATACCGTTGCGCCATTAACGCCATTCGCCGTTGATAGTAACTGCGCAGTCGCCACCTTCGCCGCAGGGTCAAATGCACTAGCACTTTGTTCCGCATAAGCAAAAGAAGAAAGTAAAAGGCAGATTAAAATATAAAATCGCATTCAATAAGTTCCAAATTTTTACATTACACCTATTTTAAGTCAGCTACCTTAAGATAGGAAATTAAAAACGTATG
This Moritella sp. 5 DNA region includes the following protein-coding sequences:
- the msrP gene encoding protein-methionine-sulfoxide reductase catalytic subunit MsrP — translated: MIIKCKKKSQASENDVVAEPVYQQRRQFLKQLGLAGVGLAAASPAQASIFDIFDSGKKKAHSQAFVQSPLTLIGSKDYADGEIWTPEKKVLSHNNFYEFGTAKTDPQKNAQNFKVEPWTLTITGAVEKEITLGYDDLFKVADLEERIYRMRCVEAWSMVIPWIGFSLAEIIKKANPTSKAKYVAFETLYDPQQMPGQASSYLGGNLDWPYVEGLRMDEAMHPLTILSVGTFGKTLAPQNGAPIRLVVPWKYGFKGIKSIVKIHLLEKEPPTTWNRLAAREYGFYANVNPAVDHQRWSQASERRIGNGSVFSSKRIKTLAFNGYDEEVASLYQGMDLKRYI
- a CDS encoding DNA topoisomerase III; its protein translation is MKLYIAEKPSLGRAIADVLPKPHKKQQGYIEVGNGDVVSWCIGHLLEQAEPDAYDEAFKKWRLEHLPIVPETWQLKKKPNTSKQLTVLRGLVKKATSLVHAGDPDREGQLLVDEVIEFLKTPAKKKNTAQRLLISDLNPAAVKKALNNLQANSDYIPLSVSALARSRADWLYGMNMTRAYTLQGQKVGYQGVLSVGRVQTPILGLVVRRDIEIANFVSKPFYEVLVHLQTQQQEMFTAKWKPSEACRPYMDEDGRVLVKKLAENVVSRVQGQMGEVTKLEKKNKQQAAPLPYNLSSLQIDGAKRFGMSAQQVLDTCQALYERHKLITYPRSDSRYLPKEHYGHRGSVINAISKTSGSLQQAALNADQSLRSKAWNDSKVEAHHAIIPTEKSSSVERLNSSEKNIYELVARQYLCQFYPPYEYADTVAEITIAGGLFIAKAKMTLKQGWKILFPKSAGSNAKQTEAEKELAAQLPTIKKGEEVLCQHAECIEKQTQPPKHFSDATLLAAMTGISRYVKDSEIRKILKDTDGLGTEATRAGIIELLFRRNFLVRNNKLILSTDAGKGLINALPESATLPDMTAQWESVLDGISKKEASYQHFMGGLLQQLAGMIEQAKATLPDGLRGLSSGKPAGGRFKKKPAKKRTYKKS
- a CDS encoding NAD(P)H-binding protein, yielding MSTNTQPKIAIIGAGWLGKPLARQLLSQDYPLTVSCSHTEKAASLVSQGIPAVSATLSNEPQGDWKSLLSNKNIAICLLPASRGNHASSPLVVQIKQLLALLKEYQVGKLIFISSTSIYQKTDQALTEKSLLNPNSTVYAAEQLIQQQQNIDYTIIRFAGLISEDRNPTKSLSKKSADGHIFDAGESPVNLIHQHDAVGVIHQVIKQECWGEVFNACCDHHPSRQTFYQQAAKQLGITIPSFTTKNSKPHCIIANEKLKQRLNYQFTHQSATDLVI
- a CDS encoding nitrous oxide-stimulated promoter family protein, producing the protein MKTVTETLAQPRLNREMRLQNAMITMYCKQHHVYQGKVCRECERLQQMTARKLAFCESGIEKPTCVTCTAVCYTPVVSKQVKTISRWGRLRIWFRHPVLMSLYCFDSLKPSQMPKPKLLNL
- a CDS encoding protein-disulfide reductase DsbD, producing MRFYILICLLLSSFAYAEQSASAFDPAAKVATAQLLSTANGVNGATVLSMGLKITLDDEWKTYWSSPGLAGAPPSIDWQGSENLADVEWSWPVPQRMMVYDVETYGYKHEVIYPLQVTVIDPSKALALQAKTTMLVCREVCIRAQVNLVLNLPATASSIDKASSAQLQPYVANVPVDISATSASIQQFGWDSASSQLLIEVAGLTTPVLDSFVEGVDFTLFSQPKISQQDGVTRLIIRVEDMAGTPARLDPQQALKVTLTNAHGGITFTDTIKPTVIEQTLPSWIYMLLLAVVGGLILNLMPCVLPVLSIKLLGVVESVSESSAQRRVNFLLSAAGIFVAFWLLALLFIGLKYFGIGFGWGVQFQSAAFLLIMIPVLLLFALNLLDKFDVQLPQSLMDRLSGSNKGHFYQGIFAVLLATPCSAPFLGTAVAFALAGSGWQIMVIFSGLALGLSLPYLLIAMWPNSVKVMPKPGLWMVRFRQFLAALLCATLVWLIWLLQAHLSMMLWVTFSVIICAMVILLIVKPGPKSLVTTFAIYLLLANTIIWSPESVTLLQRSDTQSESEIHWQAFEPEKIAEYVAEGKTVFIDITADWCITCVVNERAVLQRSDIITRLNADNVVAMKGDWTKPDSQIEAYLKRHGRYAIPFNQVFGPALPQGRLLPELLTKDVVTIGLVQAGQ